The Raphanus sativus cultivar WK10039 chromosome 2, ASM80110v3, whole genome shotgun sequence DNA segment taaaaataaaaacagaactACAATTCCGACAAAGAAAACAGAAGACAGCATCTCAGATCCAATTATCTTCCAAGTTCAACTAGTTTGGTTCTAGAAAGTACACAAAAAAAACAGGAAAAGAGAGTGAAAAAAGAATCAGTACTTGGTTCTGGATGCCATTGTTGCTGAAGAAGATCACAAGGAGACGATAGATTTGGAAACTCAGAacagaaaattgaaaaataggAAAGTGCTGAGAAATCTCAGGCTGCTAGATCTCCGGCATTGCTAGTAAACAGAAACCCAGATCGGTTATGGTCTCTTCTTCACTCTGGGTCTGATTGCTTCTCCAGAAAGTCTTCAGctttttttagcaaaaagaacaaaagagagagagagagtagtagTAGGAGAAGTATTTGGTAAGTGGGGTTAATGGGTGTTCTCAGAGTGGTcgccctctctctctctctctctctctctgtctttttctctctttcccggtttaattttttcaattaacaaaattaaagaaataGGTTGGAAATTACGGAAATGACCATGATTTAAAGTTCTTATAAAGTTATTGCATTGCCTGTATTAAAGGGAAcgaaataataataacaataaagtGACGGGTGTGTGGACCTGATAATATGTGAATGGTCGTTGCTCGTAATGTGCTCAGAGAGGAAAAATCTCAAAACTCCAGCGATCTGATTTACGAATCTTGAGATCCATTTTGAAGTGTCATCATGTGGACTGCATGTGCCTTTCAatgatttgtttatttttcttacaaTAATTCATTCATACAACTCATGACAATATATCAATTCAGATTCTTTTTGCTCCTTGTAATTTTGTGTGTATGTGTGAAACGTTAAAGAGTATTATATGCATCTTGTTCTACATGTTGATTATTTTGTTCAGGAAACAAATATATGGATTTGAAAGCAATTAGAATAAAACAATTTTGGTTTTGTAAACAATGTCAAGCTTAGAAGATCATTGGTTCAATTTGTTATGTCGACATATGTGTAAATGAAAAATTCTTCTTTGCATATCAAAACACACTATGCTTGAACACTAAAAGCTGttaactttagtttaaaaaatgataaataatcataaaatttgtgtttgaagcgttcaaaaataataataataataacagtAGTATAGTTTAACATCAATATCCTGTCATCATGGGGTGTGCTGATTCTGTTTGCACCTAATCTTTATACCTTTTCGTAAAGTTAATCATGTCATGTGACtgaaagatgaaaaaaaataagaaaataatacaaTTACGCATGAAGTGAGTAACAAGatcaaaataaatcaaagtCCATATCAACATTTATCCTTAATCATTCTGATTTGTAAACTTAGAACACACGTCAAAATTGCTGTTCGTAAAAGACTTTTATTCATTTACTTTATCGTCTCTTAGATGAGATTTCCCTTTCCCATATAATCAAATTGTTTGTTCAGCTATTGATCGTTTGATGGGAACATAAAATATTGGATAGTTTCGAGTTAATGAAGCATTTACTATTACCATTTTTGGAATTTGATCCTTTTAATTAGACGAATCAtgatgtttcaaaaaaaaaaaaaaaattagacgaATCATGAAACTGATAATAAATCATGAAACTTCAAGCAAGTATATAACTTTTGTTGCCAAGTTTAAAGTCCATTAAGATTCTTGTCGTAAGATGGGCCTAACGGatcagaaagaaagagaggCCCATTTCTACTGAAGTAATATACCATTCCTCCCACATCGCTAAGCTAAAGAAAAGAAGCTGCGTTTATATAGCTATGGAGTGACGAAGGTGATTGTCCCTTCGGGGACATCCGATAAAATTGGAACGATACAGAGAAGATTAGCATGGCCCCTGCGCAAGGATGACACGCACAAATCGAGAAAtggtccaaatttttttttccccaaaaaatttcaaaatcgaTTTCTTCATCTGGGTTtgggttctttttttttttttcccattgCAATGAATAAAGCAGTCTAATCAGTACTTTGATGATCTAAGCCTCTGTTTATGTAGAAATTCCGGCGACAATGTATGAATTAAAATCATTCGGTTAGTTTATCGGTTCAAATAAGCCGTCAGATTCTGAATCAAGGGCATATTTAGCTCTGAAAGCTAACCGGGAAGCTGTGTGTATGGAAGTGATACAGAGCTTTCCAGTGTCTAAGCTTATGAAGTTGACAGAGATGTCTTTTTTTATGCAATAATATGGAACGGTTTCAAGACCTTCGTTACAGCTCCAATCCAATGTAACCGGAGAAGCCTAGAATCTTTGGCCAAAGTTGTTATTAATCGAAGAAGAAACATAAATCTTTTTaaccaaaattaaaactaatttgaTTTCAGGATGGATGTAGTTAAAACATAAATCTTTTTAACCAAATCAGTCTTTAATCCAAAAAGTTGCATACTCGTTGGAAACACTTGCGTATTTAGACGAGGgcttatatacaaaaaaatgttacataCAACAAATATTCCAAATGTATCCACTAAATGAAGAAGAGATGCTTACAAGTCGCTACTACATAAGAAACAAAGAATCATTCAAAAgcttaagagagagagagatgatttgGATCAAGAAGACCCAACATCAGTTCGAACACCAGAACTGTTGAGAAGGAACTCATGCGACCGAGCCAGCTTAACCGCGTCTTGAACCCTAAGCCTGGTTCCTTGCTGACCCACCACAGTGGCTGCAATCGTGGCCGCCAAGTCTCCCATTCCTTTCAAGTCGGTGACACCTCTCAAGATACCGTATAATATCCCCGAAGCGTACGCATCTCCAGCACCGCACGTGTCGACCGGCACGCACGGGGACGGAGGAACGTATATGGCCTCTCCTTTGACTCCAATGTATGACCCGTTGATTCCGTCTGTCACGGAAACAAACGGGACAAAGTGGCTCAAGTACCTTGTCGCTGAGATTGGGCTTTCGTCTGCGGAGAAGTGACAGAAGGCTCTTGCTTCATCGCTGTTTGCAAATATAATATCCGCATAGTTGCCTACTATGTCCCTGAATCAAACAATACAAGTTCCACCAATTTTAGATTCTAGCTACAAGAGCAATTAGACACGAGAATGCATTGCTCACCAGAAATCATCGTAATGCCTCTCTATGCAAGAGACATCTGATGCAGTGACAGCAACAAGTGCTCCATTTCTGTGGGCTTCTTCGCAGGCTTTAGTTATGGTTCTTATAGTATCAGGAAGCTCAAACAAATAGCCTTCCACAACAAAGACGTTTGTCTTGGATATCAAACTAGCCAAGCAAGAATCATAATTAACGACAGAAGATGTTCCCTGTAAATTAATGAAAAGAATGGGTTTGTTATTTAGTCAACGTGTTGCAATAACAAATTGCTGTTACCTGATAGGCAAGCATAGTACGTTGAGCATCAGGAGTGGTGAGAACTATCACTGTTCCGGTTGTTCCATCCATGATTGGATCAGATAGAAAATTTACATTAGCTCGTCGTAGTTTAGTCCTACAGAACACACCCACACCCTTGTGAGAgtaaatcaaaccaaaacctATGTATACAGAACTAAAGTGTGGTTGAAGAGAAAGTTGGTGTACCTGTAAAAGCTACCGAGAGGGTCACCAGCAATACTGCCAGCCATAGCGACATTCAAAGGGCGGTCAGTGATGGAAGGACAGCCTAGTCTAGCGAGAGCGACAAGAGTGTTGGACAAAGAACCACCAGCAGCGGCCTTATAGCTGCAACCATCCATTGCCTGTAAGACTTTACCCCTCTCCTCGTGATTGATCAGCTTCCTCGTTCCCTTTTCTAAGCCTAGTTTCTTTAGGAACCCATCATCCACAACCCCAGAGAAATCTACCTAAAAAAGACATGATCAAATATGCATTATATCAATCATTCATACAGCTAGGCAGGCAAAAGAGACACTGACCATGGCTTGGCCGAGGCCCAAAACATCCCATCTATCAGGGGAAGAAGGTGAATGAGGatgtccttcttcttcctcatcatcatcttcgtctTGACCACCGATTCTCTCGATTTCACCTTCATCCAAATCATCCAAACCTCCGTTTCTAGAAACCATGATGAGACCTGCTTGCCTCTTTTCCGCCATTGAATCGATTCTTAAGTTGGCCGAGCCGCCGAAGAAGGAGGTCGCGGTTCTGCTGCTTCCGAGGGTTCCTTTGGGATGATATAAAGAgcagagagaggagagaaaggAGGCATTTTTAGGAGCGGgaaaggaggaggagagagtGAAGGGAGAAAGAGAGGCAGGGGAATGATTTGGAGATAGGAGAGAAAGTGCcatcatctatatatatttatagagagagagtaaaAAAGGTTTTCTCTTTCGTCTTCTTGGGGAGcggacgaagaagaagaagaagaagaagaagaagaagctcacaTCTCCCTCCAAAAACCCAAGAGGAAGGAAGGAACACCAGAAAGTatggtttctctctctctctgcaacCTCAGCGGAGACGGCTTGAGAGGATAAAATGAGCTTTTTAcgcttctgttttttttaagattaagGATTGATTAGCAATCGTGTTAAGAATAAGTactctatttttattatgtctGATTTTGACTATTCAAACCAAACATTCAGATTCAGCATCCtgactattcttttttttttcttttttatcccACTACTAAAACGATATGCCTACTTGTTAAATCTTATTTGTTTCTTCAAACTTGATGACTCCATATGCATATTGTTTACCATTTGACACTTGAACAATTTGCTAATCCTTCCAAAAGTTTGTTCTTTCTAATTCACAATATATTTTGTACCACTCATTTGTTTGTCTCCTTATCTTATCCGGTTAGTTaccatttatagagattttacacaaaggaaaaaaagaagcaGCAAACTATTCATTCCCGCCGCAAAATCTTCAACAACTAACTTTCCTTTACatcaaaacatcaaaagaaggtcacaaataaacaaaatcaagaCATTTCAAAACAAAAGCTGAAAAAGAATTCTCTCTTAGAGTGAGCTACTCCAAAAGATCTCTTGGGACATTGATTCATTTTCTCGAAGGAACCGGAAATACTAAAACtaataaagaagagaagcaaGTATGCACAATGTCCTAACTCCTGACCTACAATATGTTTGGGAGCTGTGAGTCCAATCTCTGCTGCAACTCTTTCACCTTCTGCTGAAGCTCCATCTTCTGCTCTTTGTAGCTTTTTAGTAGATAATCTTTCCCATCAATAACTTCTTTAAGCTCACTCACTTCCTTTCTCAACATCTCTATTCTTTCTCCCTCCCTTGATAACTTTTCCGGTGACTCATAATTGTTCTCGCTGTCCATAAACCCGTTCACATGCCCACTCCAAGGTGCTACAGGAGATGTCTTGCCATTGCTGCCTGCGCATCCCAAGCTGTGATCAGCGATCGCTTTTCTCAGTCTCTCAACTTCCCTTTCTGATTCGAACAGATCTCTGTTCATCGAGTCTAGCTGTGCCTGGAGGTGGCTAGAGTGTGACATCTGTGCGTTGTACGAGTTTTGCAGCTCTAGAATCTGCTCCTGCATTTCCAGTATCATGTCGTCGCGCCTCTTCAGCTGTTGCCTTAGTTTCTGTATTACTTCTCGTTTGCTGAAGATGTCTGAGCTGGTTTCAGACACGCAAGGGGAGTCCGAGCAGGTCGAATGGTGGTGATTGTATGGTCTCGGTGGCAGTTCCAGGCGATCGGGAGAAGAAGTCCACATGACACCATTCTCTTTGCTGTATGATGGAGCAGGAACCGTCACAAGAGGCAGTGAAGTGTCAGATGTAGATACCATTTGCTCGTTTGTCTCCTCGTTCCCCTCCACATTCTCAGTTcctataaaaagaaaagaaaaagcaaagtCCGATAAGATCTGACTGCTCTCGACTACATGGATAGAGGAAATGGATTCAGAGAATTTGTAACTGCAGCTAGCATTCAGTAACTAGACACAGCCCTCATTGGAACTAAGAATCATACGGTTGACAAATCTTATTGCTAAATTCTAAGCAACTTCAAACTGGAATACCTAGTTTCCAACCTCCTCATATATGAACATCAGGTATATGTCCTCTAATCAGCCTACAAAGGCATCATTTTATCATAGACGCTAGATCTCTGTAGAATCATTTACACATTCTTCCAAAGAGATTTTACTATATCTGACTCACACATCGTTTTTCACTTAACGTGTTGATGAAAGGAAACACCATTAAGAGATGATGCAAAGCCAATACAGAGTAGCATATAGTATTTCTTTCTAGTGGCTCTCACACGAAGATGTATAAGAAAATTcatctgtaaaaaaaaagaagaagacgaaccTGGAATGGAGCGGAAACAGGAATACTCCTTATTGTGTGCAGAGGAAGACGTGTTGGAGTGCAAACAACAACATGTTTGCCTCTCAGATGTTCCATTGGCTGCACAACAAGCTTTCCATTAAGAGACGTAAAGAAGTAGCAAACAGAGAGTGATATAAAGCAAGCAAGTAACCTTTTAATCCAACAGAGGCATTAGATTGGTGAGGAGGAGGTTTGAAATGAAGCGACTGCTTAAGCTTGTAGCCAAAACGAATAGACAAAGTGCTCAACAAGGCTCCACCTGCGATTAGGATCCAACTGGGCCCCCCTCCCTGGCCAAAAACTTTCTCAGGTCGATGATGCTTGGAAGTGACGTTTCTTGGTGTACTCATTGTAAACACGTCTCTATCATCAAAACATAACCTACATAGAGGAGATGCAAGAAGAGAGAGTAAGAGTATCATcaacagagaaaaaaagagagagacaagAATCCTCAATCTACAGTTGACAAACAGTTTTAAAAGCCACAAGAATGCTTTAATACACAGAGACCAAAGGAACCAAAAAGCGAAAGGGCCAGTCCAGGAAGAGTAATCAATATGTTGCCGCTATGAtggggaaaaaaaaaagtctcttCCTTTATCCCCGAAACGGCAAATATACAAAAGCAGAAGATACTTGTTGACTTGAACATGAAGCTAAACTAAAGCATTAATATGATTTGATAAGAGGCTATTAACTggtaatcactaaaccctagaACAAACAATAAACATCGCAATCAGAACGAGAGAGAGAAACGAAGGCAGGGCAGGAAGAATAAACCATAAATCCGAGGGAAAAGGAAGAAATAAAACTCGAGAGGAGGATAATCGCAACCTCATAAGAAAAAACGGAGAAGCTCCATAATCTCCGGGTTTTGACTTCCAATGTTCGCTCTTCTCTCCTCGTCGTTGCAGTCTCTATTATTATCTATCGGAGAAATAATCTTGGAGGATATAAGATTCCGGGAACAACCTGAGTTACCGATGATGATTACTATTAAACCCANNNNNNNNNNNNNNNNNNNNNNNNNNNNNNNNNNNNNNNNNNNNNNNNNNNNNNNNNNNNNNNNNNNNNNNNNNNNNNNNNNNNNNNNNNNNNNNNNNNNCCATATAAAATTCGTTTTAGTTCTTTGtaaaaattcattaagggtataaacgatattaaccgctctaacttttacGTGAAAGCTACCGTTGccaaaaatcacttcgcaaataatagtatagatatccCGTGCAATATTAGTTTCTTTTGTGTAAGGAAAATTCATCCTCAAATATGAACTatgatcttttttttctaacaaaagAACTATGATCTTCATCTGATTCTTCAACTAGATAAAAGTTCTTTATCCTTTTGAAGATTGAATAACTCCCAATCCGTTTTGTTAAATAACAATATCATCATTATCAACAATAAAATGAATCTTTAGGaactttctgtttttttctgcTAATGAAATATTTCGCCGGTGGTCTACTTGGCCACCCGGAGCGGTAAAGGGGCTCCGGGCTGGAGCTTCCGCCCTGGGTTCGATTCTACTTGGCCACCCGGAGCGCCTTAAGTGGTAAGAAAACGCGGATCTTGCGGGCCTCGTGGTGATTAGTCCTTGGGCCTAGAAAGCCTTTGGGATCACaccacggttatcaaaaaaaaaaaaaaaaaaaaaaaaaaaaaaaaaatgaaatattttcgCATTAA contains these protein-coding regions:
- the LOC130508092 gene encoding uncharacterized protein LOC130508092: MMALSLLSPNHSPASLSPFTLSSSFPAPKNASFLSSLCSLYHPKGTLGSSRTATSFFGGSANLRIDSMAEKRQAGLIMVSRNGGLDDLDEGEIERIGGQDEDDDEEEEGHPHSPSSPDRWDVLGLGQAMVDFSGVVDDGFLKKLGLEKGTRKLINHEERGKVLQAMDGCSYKAAAGGSLSNTLVALARLGCPSITDRPLNVAMAGSIAGDPLGSFYRTKLRRANVNFLSDPIMDGTTGTVIVLTTPDAQRTMLAYQGTSSVVNYDSCLASLISKTNVFVVEGYLFELPDTIRTITKACEEAHRNGALVAVTASDVSCIERHYDDFWDIVGNYADIIFANSDEARAFCHFSADESPISATRYLSHFVPFVSVTDGINGSYIGVKGEAIYVPPSPCVPVDTCGAGDAYASGILYGILRGVTDLKGMGDLAATIAATVVGQQGTRLRVQDAVKLARSHEFLLNSSGVRTDVGSS
- the LOC130508093 gene encoding uncharacterized protein LOC130508093; the protein is MRLCFDDRDVFTMSTPRNVTSKHHRPEKVFGQGGGPSWILIAGGALLSTLSIRFGYKLKQSLHFKPPPHQSNASVGLKANGTSERQTCCCLHSNTSSSAHNKEYSCFRSIPGTENVEGNEETNEQMVSTSDTSLPLVTVPAPSYSKENGVMWTSSPDRLELPPRPYNHHHSTCSDSPCVSETSSDIFSKREVIQKLRQQLKRRDDMILEMQEQILELQNSYNAQMSHSSHLQAQLDSMNRDLFESEREVERLRKAIADHSLGCAGSNGKTSPVAPWSGHVNGFMDSENNYESPEKLSREGERIEMLRKEVSELKEVIDGKDYLLKSYKEQKMELQQKVKELQQRLDSQLPNIL